One Rhizobiales bacterium GAS188 DNA window includes the following coding sequences:
- a CDS encoding Predicted dithiol-disulfide isomerase, DsbA family, whose amino-acid sequence MPIEVTVVSDFICPWCLIGERRLRKAIATLPGEIKVELAFRPFELNPDMPPEGRDRTAYRVAKFGSLERSMAMDAQIVAIGQAEGIAFNYDKIARTPSTFAAHRLMWLAARERKPETLADLLFAAYFNEGQDLGSRSVLLAVAARAGLAPARVEAFLDGDEGVADVRALEMQAYQAGVSGVPYFQVGGFGVVGAQSPEILADALRRAAGIGNASAA is encoded by the coding sequence ATGCCAATCGAAGTCACCGTGGTCTCCGACTTCATCTGCCCCTGGTGCCTGATCGGCGAGAGGCGGCTGCGCAAGGCGATTGCGACCTTGCCGGGCGAGATCAAGGTCGAGCTCGCCTTCCGCCCCTTCGAGCTCAATCCCGATATGCCACCGGAGGGGCGGGACCGGACCGCCTATCGCGTGGCGAAGTTCGGCAGCCTCGAGCGCAGCATGGCCATGGATGCGCAGATCGTCGCCATCGGCCAGGCCGAGGGCATCGCCTTCAACTACGACAAGATCGCGCGCACCCCGAGCACCTTTGCGGCCCACCGGCTGATGTGGCTCGCCGCGCGCGAGCGCAAGCCCGAGACCCTTGCCGATCTTCTGTTCGCGGCCTATTTCAACGAGGGGCAGGACCTCGGGAGCCGCTCCGTGCTCTTGGCCGTCGCGGCGAGGGCCGGGCTCGCGCCCGCGAGGGTCGAGGCTTTCCTCGACGGCGACGAGGGCGTCGCGGACGTGCGGGCGCTGGAGATGCAAGCCTATCAGGCCGGCGTCAGCGGCGTGCCCTATTTCCAGGTCGGCGGGTTCGGTGTCGTCGGTGCCCAGTCCCCCGAGATCCTCGCCGATGCGCTGCGCCGCGCGGCTGGGATCGGCAATGCCTCTGCGGCCTGA
- a CDS encoding formimidoylglutamate deiminase has protein sequence MASLFFDEALLPSGWARGVRLSFAGGLVTGLESGVAARPEDERHAIGLPGLPNLHSHAFQRGMAGLAELRGPSSDSFWTWREVMYRFALNMSPDDVEAVATQLYVEMLEAGFTRVGEFHYLHHDRDGEPYAELGEMASRIAAAAHSTGIGLTLLPVFYAHSGFGGQAPGPSQRRFINDRDRFARLMEASRKAVAPLDGAVVGIAPHSLRAVTADELGAILPLAGSGPIHIHVAEQVKEVEDCLASTGNRPVEWLLAHAPVDRRWCLIHATHMTAEETRAMAAAGAVAGLCPITEANLGDGTFRAPEFAEAGGEYGVGSDSNVLIGLADELRQLEYSQRLQHRARNLMAFAEGHSTGRALYEGALKGGTRATSSAKAGLLAGAPADILSLDAAHPALIGRSGNGVLDAWVFAARDGIVDCVWRHGRKLVTQGRHHLREASLARFRVVMERLVA, from the coding sequence ATGGCTTCGCTGTTCTTCGACGAGGCGCTGCTGCCTTCGGGGTGGGCGAGAGGCGTGCGGCTGTCATTCGCCGGCGGTCTGGTCACCGGCCTCGAAAGCGGGGTGGCGGCGAGGCCTGAGGATGAGCGCCACGCCATCGGCCTGCCGGGCCTGCCCAATCTGCATAGCCATGCCTTCCAGCGCGGCATGGCGGGGCTCGCCGAGCTGCGCGGGCCGTCCTCGGACAGCTTCTGGACCTGGCGCGAGGTCATGTATCGCTTCGCCCTGAATATGAGCCCCGATGATGTCGAGGCGGTGGCGACGCAGCTCTATGTGGAGATGCTGGAGGCGGGCTTCACGCGGGTCGGCGAATTCCACTATCTGCATCACGATCGCGACGGAGAACCCTATGCCGAGCTCGGCGAGATGGCGTCCCGGATCGCGGCCGCGGCGCATTCAACCGGCATCGGGCTGACCTTGCTGCCGGTGTTCTACGCGCATTCGGGCTTCGGCGGACAGGCGCCGGGCCCGAGCCAAAGGCGCTTCATCAATGATCGCGACCGTTTCGCGCGGCTGATGGAGGCGAGCCGCAAGGCGGTGGCGCCGCTCGACGGCGCGGTGGTCGGCATCGCGCCTCATTCGCTGCGAGCCGTGACCGCAGATGAGCTCGGCGCCATCCTGCCGCTCGCAGGCTCGGGACCTATCCATATCCATGTCGCCGAGCAGGTGAAGGAGGTCGAGGATTGCCTCGCCTCAACGGGGAACCGCCCGGTCGAATGGCTGCTCGCGCACGCGCCCGTCGATCGCCGCTGGTGCCTCATCCATGCGACCCATATGACGGCTGAGGAAACGCGTGCCATGGCGGCGGCGGGCGCGGTGGCCGGGCTTTGCCCGATCACCGAGGCCAATCTCGGCGACGGAACCTTCAGGGCGCCGGAATTTGCCGAAGCGGGCGGCGAATACGGTGTGGGCTCCGACTCCAACGTGCTCATCGGTCTTGCCGACGAGCTGCGCCAGCTCGAATATTCGCAACGCCTGCAACATCGAGCCCGCAACCTCATGGCGTTTGCCGAAGGCCATTCCACCGGTCGTGCGCTCTATGAGGGCGCGCTCAAAGGCGGCACGCGCGCCACCTCCTCGGCGAAGGCCGGGCTCCTCGCGGGCGCGCCGGCCGACATCCTCTCGCTCGACGCCGCCCATCCGGCCCTGATCGGGCGCAGCGGCAACGGCGTGCTCGACGCCTGGGTCTTCGCGGCGCGCGACGGGATCGTCGATTGCGTCTGGAGGCATGGCCGCAAGCTGGTGACACAAGGCCGGCACCACCTGCGCGAGGCGAGCCTTGCGCGCTTCCGCGTCGTCATGGAAAGACTGGTGGCATGA
- a CDS encoding urocanate hydratase produces MTRIDNARHIRSPRGTTLSAKSWLTEAPLRMLMNNLDAEVAERPGELVVYGGIGRAARDWESFDRIAATLRRLEADETLLVQSGKPVGVFRTHADAPRVLIANSNIVPHWATWDHFHELDRKGLMMYGQMTAGSWIYIGSQGIVQGTYETFVEVGRRHYGGDLSGKWILTAGLGGMGGAQPLAATMAGASMLAVECQPSRIEMRLRTRYLDRQAASLDEALEIIERARRDGKPVSVGVVGNAADVFPELVRRGIRPDVVTDQTSAHDPINGYLPKGWSLAEWEAKRESDPKAVDKAARASMAGHVRAMLDFQRMGVPTLDYGNNIRQMALEEGVSNAFDFPGFVPAYIRPLFCRGIGPFRWAALSGDPEDIYRTDAKVKELMPEAPHLHRWLDMAKERIAFQGLPARICWVGLGDRHRLGLAFNEMVASGELKAPIVIGRDHLDSGSVASPNRETEAMRDGSDAVSDWPLLNALLNCASGATWVSLHHGGGVGIGFSQHAGMVVVADGTREAARRLDRVLWNDPASGVMRHADAGYEDAIACAITHKLDLPSLR; encoded by the coding sequence ATGACCCGTATCGACAATGCCCGCCATATCCGAAGCCCCCGCGGCACGACGCTCTCGGCCAAGAGCTGGCTGACCGAGGCGCCGCTGCGCATGCTGATGAACAATCTCGACGCCGAGGTCGCCGAACGGCCGGGCGAGCTCGTCGTCTATGGCGGCATCGGCCGCGCGGCGCGCGACTGGGAGAGCTTCGACCGCATTGCCGCGACGCTGAGAAGGCTCGAAGCCGACGAGACCTTGCTGGTGCAATCGGGCAAGCCGGTCGGCGTCTTCCGCACCCATGCGGACGCGCCGCGCGTGCTGATCGCCAACTCGAACATCGTGCCGCATTGGGCGACCTGGGATCATTTCCACGAGCTCGATCGCAAGGGCCTGATGATGTACGGGCAGATGACCGCGGGCTCCTGGATCTATATCGGCTCGCAAGGCATCGTGCAGGGCACCTACGAGACCTTCGTCGAGGTGGGCCGCCGGCATTATGGCGGCGACCTTTCCGGCAAATGGATCCTGACGGCCGGCCTTGGCGGCATGGGCGGGGCGCAACCGCTCGCCGCCACCATGGCCGGCGCCTCGATGCTGGCGGTGGAATGCCAGCCCTCGCGCATCGAGATGCGCCTGCGCACCCGCTATCTCGACCGGCAGGCGGCCTCGCTCGACGAGGCGCTCGAGATCATCGAGCGCGCCCGCCGCGACGGCAAGCCCGTTTCGGTCGGCGTCGTGGGCAATGCAGCCGATGTCTTCCCGGAGCTGGTGCGCCGCGGCATACGCCCCGACGTCGTCACCGACCAGACCTCGGCTCATGATCCCATCAACGGTTATCTGCCCAAGGGATGGAGCCTCGCCGAATGGGAAGCGAAGCGGGAATCCGACCCGAAGGCCGTCGACAAGGCAGCGCGGGCCTCGATGGCCGGACATGTGCGCGCCATGCTCGACTTCCAGCGCATGGGCGTACCGACCCTCGATTACGGCAATAATATCCGCCAGATGGCGCTCGAGGAAGGCGTGAGCAACGCCTTCGATTTCCCGGGCTTCGTGCCGGCCTATATCCGCCCGCTCTTCTGCCGCGGCATCGGGCCGTTCCGCTGGGCGGCGCTCTCGGGCGACCCTGAGGACATCTATCGCACCGACGCCAAGGTGAAGGAGCTGATGCCGGAGGCGCCGCATCTGCATCGCTGGCTCGACATGGCGAAGGAGCGCATCGCCTTCCAGGGCCTGCCGGCGCGCATCTGCTGGGTCGGTCTCGGCGACCGCCACCGGCTCGGCCTCGCCTTCAACGAGATGGTGGCCTCGGGCGAGCTCAAGGCACCGATCGTCATCGGCCGCGACCATCTCGATTCGGGCTCGGTCGCCTCGCCGAACCGCGAGACCGAGGCGATGCGCGACGGCTCGGACGCCGTCTCCGACTGGCCGCTGCTCAACGCGCTCCTCAACTGCGCCTCGGGAGCGACCTGGGTGTCGCTGCATCATGGCGGCGGCGTCGGCATCGGCTTCTCGCAGCATGCCGGCATGGTGGTGGTCGCCGACGGCACCAGGGAGGCGGCGCGCCGGCTCGACCGGGTGCTGTGGAACGACCCGGCCTCCGGCGTGATGCGCCATGCCGATGCGGGCTACGAGGACGCCATCGCCTGCGCCATCACGCATAAGCTCGACCTCCCCAGCCTGCGCTGA
- a CDS encoding serine protease, S1-C subfamily, contains C-terminal PDZ domain, with product MFDDLHSPGVNDGDGPDHSPSAPAAAAPSDDAALLDAYSRAVTHVVDEVGDAVVRVDVRDAQGRRAGTGSGVVVASDGLILTNSHVVAAHQRVELALTDGRKLAGRVIGNDPDTDLALIRTEEPVQLKWARLGDSKSLKRGQLVVAIGNPLGFESTVTAGVVSAFGRSMRSATGRLIDDVIQTDAALNPGNSGGPLVSSAGEVIGINTAVIMGAQGICFAVASNTASYVLGELVRHGRVRRAFLGLSVNQVAIARRVQIAHAIDQEMCVAVASLAPEGAAKQAGLREGDRILSLDGAKVTGADDLLRLLNADRIGRTVLVELLRGVEKLRLWVMPSERPPR from the coding sequence ATGTTCGATGATCTTCACAGCCCGGGGGTGAATGACGGCGACGGCCCCGATCATTCGCCTTCCGCTCCTGCCGCTGCTGCGCCCAGCGATGACGCGGCGTTGCTCGACGCCTATTCGCGCGCCGTCACCCATGTGGTGGACGAGGTCGGAGACGCCGTGGTGCGCGTCGATGTCCGCGACGCTCAGGGGCGCCGGGCCGGCACCGGCTCGGGCGTCGTGGTCGCCTCGGATGGCCTCATCCTCACCAACAGCCATGTCGTTGCGGCCCATCAACGCGTCGAGCTCGCCCTGACGGATGGCCGCAAGCTCGCCGGAAGGGTGATCGGCAATGATCCCGACACCGATCTCGCCCTCATCCGCACCGAGGAGCCGGTGCAGCTCAAATGGGCGCGCCTCGGCGATTCCAAATCCCTGAAGCGCGGCCAGCTGGTGGTGGCGATCGGCAACCCGCTCGGCTTCGAGTCCACGGTGACGGCCGGCGTCGTCTCGGCCTTCGGGCGCTCGATGCGCTCGGCGACCGGGCGCCTCATCGACGACGTGATCCAGACCGATGCCGCCCTCAACCCGGGTAATTCGGGCGGGCCGCTGGTGTCGAGCGCCGGCGAGGTGATCGGCATCAACACCGCCGTGATCATGGGCGCGCAGGGCATCTGCTTTGCGGTCGCCTCGAACACGGCGAGCTATGTGCTCGGCGAACTGGTGCGCCATGGGCGGGTGCGGCGCGCCTTCCTCGGGCTCTCGGTCAATCAGGTCGCGATCGCGCGGCGCGTCCAGATCGCGCACGCCATCGACCAGGAGATGTGCGTCGCCGTGGCCAGCCTCGCGCCCGAGGGTGCCGCCAAGCAAGCGGGCTTGCGGGAAGGCGACCGCATCTTGTCGCTCGACGGCGCGAAGGTGACCGGTGCCGACGATCTGCTGCGCCTCCTCAACGCGGACCGCATCGGGCGCACCGTGCTTGTCGAGTTGCTGCGCGGAGTCGAGAAGCTGCGGCTATGGGTCATGCCTTCGGAGCGGCCGCCGCGCTGA
- a CDS encoding histidine ammonia-lyase encodes MTTDMTLHPGAVPLATWRAIYFGADVALDPSCREAVEAGAATIAAIIAKGEPVYGINTGFGKLASVRIGDGDLAALQRNIVVSHASGVGEPLSEPVVRLILALKAASLAQGASGVRWSTIERLTECLQRGLTPLVPSQGSVGASGDLAPLAHLAAALIGVGAFHMDGKSVAAANALRNAGLAPLVLGPKEGLALLNGTQVSTALALAGLFEAERVFQAALVTGALATDAAKGSDGPFDPRIQALRGHQGQAEVAGALRALMAGSAIRASHLVNDDRVQDPYCLRCQPQVMGACLDLMRQAATTLSIEANGVSDNPLVFAASGEVISGGNFHAEPVAFAADMIAMALCEIGSIAERRIAMLVDPALSGLPAFLTPKPGLNSGFMIPQVAAAALVSENKQRAYPASVDSIPTSANQEDHVSMATHGARRLLPMAENVTNIVAIELLAAAQGCDFHAPMRSSPALEQARSLLRAQVPHLDDDRFLAPDIAMAADLVRDGALVRAAGSELLPRVAEAAGSPHSIA; translated from the coding sequence GTGACCACAGACATGACACTGCATCCGGGCGCGGTGCCGCTCGCCACCTGGCGCGCCATCTATTTCGGCGCCGACGTCGCGCTGGACCCTTCGTGCCGCGAAGCGGTCGAGGCGGGTGCGGCGACGATCGCAGCGATCATCGCCAAGGGCGAGCCGGTCTATGGCATCAATACGGGCTTCGGGAAGCTCGCGAGCGTGCGCATCGGCGATGGCGATCTCGCCGCCCTGCAACGCAATATCGTGGTCTCGCACGCTTCAGGCGTCGGCGAGCCGCTCTCCGAACCTGTGGTGCGGCTGATCCTGGCGCTCAAGGCAGCGAGCCTCGCCCAAGGCGCCTCCGGCGTGCGCTGGTCGACGATCGAGCGGCTCACCGAATGCCTGCAGCGCGGCCTCACCCCCCTGGTGCCCTCACAGGGCTCGGTCGGCGCCTCCGGCGATCTCGCTCCGCTCGCCCATCTGGCCGCGGCGCTGATCGGCGTCGGCGCCTTCCACATGGACGGCAAGAGCGTGGCGGCTGCCAATGCCTTGCGCAATGCCGGTCTTGCGCCGCTGGTGCTCGGCCCGAAGGAGGGCTTGGCGCTGCTCAACGGCACCCAGGTCTCGACCGCGCTGGCGCTTGCCGGCCTCTTCGAGGCGGAGCGCGTTTTCCAGGCGGCGCTGGTGACCGGAGCGCTCGCGACCGACGCCGCCAAGGGCTCGGACGGCCCCTTCGATCCGCGCATCCAGGCGCTGCGCGGCCATCAGGGACAGGCCGAGGTCGCCGGCGCCTTGCGGGCGCTGATGGCGGGCAGCGCCATTCGCGCCTCGCATCTCGTGAATGACGACCGGGTGCAGGATCCCTATTGCCTGCGCTGTCAGCCGCAAGTGATGGGCGCCTGCCTCGATCTCATGCGGCAGGCGGCCACGACGCTGTCGATCGAAGCGAACGGTGTCTCCGACAATCCGCTGGTGTTCGCGGCGAGCGGCGAGGTGATCTCGGGCGGTAATTTTCACGCCGAGCCCGTGGCCTTCGCGGCCGACATGATCGCCATGGCGCTGTGCGAGATCGGCTCCATCGCCGAGCGCCGCATCGCCATGCTGGTCGATCCGGCGCTCTCCGGCCTCCCGGCCTTCCTGACGCCGAAGCCGGGCTTGAATTCCGGCTTCATGATCCCGCAGGTCGCGGCCGCGGCTCTGGTCTCCGAGAACAAGCAGCGCGCCTACCCGGCAAGCGTCGATTCGATCCCGACTTCGGCCAATCAGGAAGACCATGTGTCGATGGCGACCCATGGCGCGCGCCGCCTCCTGCCCATGGCCGAGAATGTGACGAACATCGTCGCCATCGAGCTCTTGGCCGCGGCGCAGGGTTGCGATTTCCACGCGCCGATGCGCTCGAGCCCGGCCCTCGAGCAGGCCCGCAGCCTCCTGAGGGCGCAAGTCCCGCATCTCGACGACGACCGCTTCCTCGCGCCCGATATCGCCATGGCGGCGGATCTCGTGCGCGACGGCGCCCTCGTGCGGGCGGCAGGCTCCGAGCTTCTGCCGCGTGTCGCGGAGGCTGCCGGCTCCCCCCACTCCATCGCCTGA
- a CDS encoding transcriptional regulator, GntR family, with the protein MTHLPAGAASDPASGTLHHRIRADIEGRILSGEWPPGHRVPFEHELMVGYDCSRMTVNKVLSGLAAEGLIERRRRAGSFVRRPQFQSAVLQIHDIKAEISGRGQSYAYELLSQRRRKATRSDRSELAVGADTEVLALRCRHLADGEPFALEERLINLTAIPAGEAIDFAAEPPGTWLLGHVPWTEAEHHISATEADAEAARQLAIAAGSACLVVRRRTWRSGETVTLVRLTFPGASYHLVARFTPSQR; encoded by the coding sequence ATGACACATCTGCCGGCCGGCGCCGCCAGCGATCCCGCGAGCGGCACGCTCCATCACCGCATCCGCGCCGATATCGAGGGGCGGATCCTTTCGGGCGAATGGCCGCCCGGCCATCGCGTGCCCTTCGAGCACGAGCTGATGGTCGGATATGATTGCTCGCGCATGACCGTCAACAAGGTGCTGTCGGGACTCGCAGCCGAAGGCCTGATCGAGCGGCGGCGGCGTGCCGGCAGCTTCGTGCGCCGGCCGCAATTCCAGTCGGCGGTGCTGCAGATCCACGACATCAAGGCGGAAATCTCGGGCCGCGGCCAGAGCTATGCTTACGAGCTCCTGTCGCAGCGCCGGCGCAAGGCCACTCGCAGCGATCGCAGCGAGTTGGCGGTCGGCGCCGATACCGAGGTGCTGGCCCTGCGTTGCCGCCATCTCGCGGATGGCGAGCCTTTCGCGCTCGAGGAAAGGCTGATCAACCTCACCGCCATCCCGGCCGGCGAGGCCATCGATTTCGCGGCCGAGCCGCCGGGAACCTGGCTGCTCGGCCATGTGCCCTGGACCGAGGCCGAGCATCACATCTCTGCGACCGAGGCCGACGCCGAGGCGGCACGCCAGCTCGCCATCGCCGCAGGCTCGGCCTGCCTCGTGGTGCGCCGCCGCACCTGGCGTTCGGGCGAGACCGTCACTTTGGTGCGGCTTACCTTTCCGGGCGCCTCCTACCATCTCGTGGCGAGGTTCACGCCCTCGCAACGCTGA
- a CDS encoding acyl-CoA dehydrogenase has product MSYRSAWMTQELDDFRGPFRRFLTAELAPHAEAWRSRKMVDRSAWLGLGRMGALLPSVPEAYGGLGASFAYEAAVLEDVETIVPEMSAGLAVHSAIVAHYILNYGSPEQKQRILPKMATGEWIGAIAMTEPGTGSDLQSVRTTAKRQGNAYVLNGQKTFITNGQLADIVIVVARTGEPGAKGLSLLILETQGNEGFRRGRNLDKIGLHASDTSELFFEDAIVPPENLLGPEEGQGFVQLMQQLPQERLALAVGAVAAMERAIALTVDYTKERQAFGKPIIEFQNTGFTLAERKTEAMIARVFVDWCVERLVKGELDTVTASMAKWWCSQKQVETVDACLQLHGGYGYMQEYPIARMFVDARIQKIYGGTNEIMKLLIARSL; this is encoded by the coding sequence ATGAGCTACCGCTCGGCATGGATGACGCAGGAGCTCGATGATTTCCGCGGGCCGTTCCGCCGTTTCCTCACAGCCGAGCTCGCGCCGCATGCCGAGGCCTGGCGTAGCCGGAAGATGGTCGACCGCTCGGCCTGGCTGGGGCTCGGCCGCATGGGCGCGCTCCTGCCGAGCGTGCCGGAAGCCTATGGCGGCCTCGGCGCGAGCTTCGCCTATGAAGCGGCCGTGCTCGAGGACGTCGAGACGATCGTGCCGGAGATGTCGGCCGGACTCGCGGTGCATAGCGCCATCGTCGCCCATTACATCTTGAACTATGGCTCGCCCGAGCAGAAGCAGCGCATCTTGCCGAAAATGGCGACGGGCGAATGGATCGGCGCCATCGCCATGACCGAGCCCGGCACGGGCTCCGACCTGCAAAGCGTGCGCACCACCGCCAAACGCCAGGGCAATGCCTATGTGCTCAATGGCCAGAAGACCTTCATCACCAACGGCCAGCTCGCCGATATCGTGATCGTGGTCGCGCGCACCGGCGAGCCGGGCGCCAAGGGGTTGTCGCTCTTGATCCTCGAGACGCAGGGCAATGAGGGCTTCCGGCGCGGGCGCAATCTCGACAAGATCGGCCTGCACGCCTCCGACACCTCCGAGCTGTTCTTCGAGGACGCGATCGTGCCGCCCGAGAACCTGCTCGGGCCTGAGGAAGGCCAGGGCTTCGTCCAGCTCATGCAGCAATTGCCGCAGGAGCGCCTGGCGCTCGCCGTCGGGGCGGTCGCCGCCATGGAGCGCGCCATCGCGCTGACGGTCGATTACACCAAGGAGCGCCAGGCCTTCGGCAAGCCGATCATCGAGTTCCAGAATACCGGCTTCACCCTCGCCGAGCGCAAGACCGAGGCGATGATCGCGCGCGTCTTCGTCGATTGGTGCGTGGAGCGGCTGGTCAAGGGCGAGCTCGACACGGTCACGGCCTCGATGGCGAAATGGTGGTGCTCGCAAAAGCAGGTCGAGACCGTCGATGCATGCCTGCAACTGCATGGCGGCTATGGCTATATGCAGGAATACCCGATCGCCCGCATGTTCGTCGATGCCCGCATCCAGAAGATCTATGGCGGCACGAACGAGATCATGAAGCTGCTGATCGCGCGATCGTTGTAG
- a CDS encoding transcriptional regulator, IclR family — protein sequence MARITSTERKTATDKIETGSSQARLVQGLSRGLCVLRAFGPGDTSLTNTELALRTLLPKSTVSRLTQTLTGFGYLSYLPAAGRYSLGPGIVALCHSLLASMPFRLAAKPVLQELANFSRLPASLGIRDQLDILYIETARRRGTRPVRFDLGARMPIDTTSIGRAYLYALDASERKMVLERLRRERGRNWPLIRRNLDAAFESIAARGFCCSFGDWRSDVYGVAAPISVAAGSAFAINCGGPPSRVSREFLEGEMGPRLVAAAGRIAANLAAHLAAG from the coding sequence ATGGCCAGGATCACCTCCACGGAGCGCAAGACGGCGACGGACAAGATCGAGACCGGCAGCAGCCAGGCTCGTCTCGTCCAGGGGCTGAGCCGGGGCTTATGCGTGCTGCGCGCCTTCGGGCCGGGCGACACTTCGCTGACCAATACCGAGCTCGCCCTGCGCACATTGCTGCCCAAATCGACGGTCTCGCGCCTGACGCAGACGCTCACCGGCTTCGGCTACCTGTCCTATCTGCCGGCCGCCGGCCGCTATTCGCTCGGGCCAGGCATCGTGGCGCTCTGTCATTCCCTCCTCGCCAGCATGCCCTTCAGGCTGGCCGCGAAACCCGTGCTGCAGGAGCTCGCCAATTTTTCGCGCCTGCCCGCCTCGCTCGGCATCCGCGACCAGCTCGACATCCTCTATATCGAGACGGCGCGCCGGCGCGGCACGCGGCCGGTGCGCTTCGACCTCGGCGCCCGCATGCCGATCGACACGACCTCGATCGGGCGTGCCTATCTCTACGCACTCGATGCGTCGGAGCGGAAGATGGTGCTGGAGCGGCTGCGCCGCGAGCGCGGGCGCAACTGGCCGCTCATCCGGCGCAATCTCGACGCGGCCTTCGAGTCGATTGCGGCGCGCGGATTTTGCTGCTCCTTCGGCGATTGGCGCAGCGATGTCTACGGGGTCGCGGCGCCCATATCGGTCGCTGCGGGCTCGGCCTTCGCCATCAATTGCGGCGGCCCGCCGAGCCGTGTGAGCCGCGAATTCCTCGAAGGCGAGATGGGCCCGCGGCTGGTGGCGGCGGCCGGACGGATCGCGGCGAATTTGGCGGCGCATCTGGCAGCAGGTTAG
- a CDS encoding imidazolonepropionase, with protein sequence MQVDRLWHNARLATLAPGRPGLGLVEDGVIATREGRIVYAGPAGEAPSLEAALRTDCEGRWITPGLIDCHTHLVFAGDRAHEFELRLAGASYEEVARAGGGIVSTVKATRAASEDALVAAALPRLDALIAEGVTTIEIKSGYGLELETERRQLRAARRLAAERRIEVRTTFLGAHALPPEAKDKDAYIDLVCREMLPAIAEEGLADAVDAFCEGIAFSPEQTQRVFEAARRRGLKVKLHADQLSNLGGAALAASFGALSADHLEYTDEAGAIAMAKAGTVAVLLPGAYYFIREQQAPPIALFRRHGVPIAVATDCNPGTSPLTSILTTMNMAATLFRLTVEENIAGVTREAARALGRLDEVGTLEAGKLCDLAIWNIERPAELVYRIGFNPLHARIWRGQ encoded by the coding sequence ATGCAAGTCGATCGGCTTTGGCATAATGCGCGCCTCGCGACGCTCGCCCCTGGGCGACCTGGCCTCGGCCTCGTCGAGGACGGCGTTATCGCCACGAGAGAGGGCCGCATCGTCTATGCGGGGCCGGCCGGCGAGGCTCCCTCCCTCGAGGCTGCGCTGCGGACGGATTGCGAGGGCCGCTGGATCACACCTGGCCTCATCGATTGCCACACGCATCTCGTCTTCGCCGGGGACCGGGCGCATGAGTTCGAGCTGCGTCTCGCCGGCGCAAGCTATGAAGAGGTGGCGCGGGCGGGAGGCGGCATCGTCTCGACCGTGAAGGCGACGCGCGCCGCGAGCGAGGACGCGCTCGTGGCAGCCGCTTTGCCGCGCCTCGACGCGCTGATCGCCGAAGGCGTGACCACGATCGAGATCAAATCCGGCTACGGCCTCGAGCTCGAGACCGAGCGCAGGCAGCTGCGCGCCGCGCGCCGTCTCGCCGCTGAGCGCCGCATCGAGGTGCGCACCACTTTCCTCGGCGCGCATGCGCTGCCGCCCGAAGCCAAGGACAAGGACGCTTATATCGACCTCGTCTGCCGGGAGATGCTGCCGGCGATCGCCGAAGAGGGTCTCGCGGATGCGGTCGACGCCTTCTGCGAGGGCATCGCCTTCTCGCCCGAGCAGACACAGCGCGTCTTCGAGGCGGCGCGCCGGCGCGGCCTCAAGGTCAAGCTGCATGCCGACCAGCTCTCTAATCTCGGAGGTGCGGCGCTGGCCGCGAGCTTCGGCGCGCTGTCGGCCGACCATCTCGAATACACCGACGAAGCCGGCGCCATCGCGATGGCGAAAGCCGGCACGGTCGCGGTGCTCTTGCCCGGCGCCTATTACTTCATCCGCGAGCAGCAGGCGCCACCCATCGCCTTGTTCCGCCGGCATGGCGTGCCGATCGCGGTCGCCACCGATTGCAATCCCGGCACCTCGCCGCTGACCTCGATCCTCACCACCATGAACATGGCCGCCACCCTGTTCCGGCTGACGGTCGAGGAAAATATCGCAGGTGTTACCCGCGAGGCGGCCCGCGCCTTGGGCCGGCTCGACGAGGTCGGCACGCTCGAAGCCGGCAAGCTCTGCGATCTCGCCATCTGGAACATCGAGCGCCCGGCCGAGCTCGTCTATCGCATCGGCTTCAACCCGCTGCATGCCCGCATCTGGAGGGGACAGTGA